A genomic region of Granulicella sp. L56 contains the following coding sequences:
- the metK gene encoding methionine adenosyltransferase, which yields MATRDKFLFTSESVTEGHPDKIADQISDAILDACLEQDPYSRVACETLTCTGLVVVAGEITTKAYVDFQSIVRGTVAAIGYDNALYGFDSNTCAVISTINKQSGDIAMGVDTGGAGDQGMMFGYATNETPELMPTPISLAHKLVQKLSEVRKSGLMSYLRPDGKSQVTVEYDSNNKPVRVDAVVISTQHAENVSNDELRGDILKHVIQAVIPAELLDQDTKYHINPTGRFVVGGPMGDTGLTGRKIIVDTYGGMGRHGGGAFSGKDATKVDRSAAYMARYVAKNIVAAGLADRCEVQLAYAIGVPEPVSVLVETFGTGKVDEARLEALVRKNFSLTPKGIIESLNLRRPIYKATAAYGHFGRKGENFTWEATDKATALKEQAGQAVSAK from the coding sequence TTGGCGACACGCGATAAGTTTTTGTTTACGAGTGAGTCTGTAACCGAAGGTCATCCTGACAAGATTGCCGACCAGATCTCCGATGCGATTCTTGATGCCTGCCTGGAGCAGGATCCATACAGCCGTGTGGCTTGCGAGACGCTGACCTGCACCGGCCTGGTGGTCGTCGCCGGTGAGATCACGACCAAGGCCTATGTGGACTTTCAGAGCATCGTGCGCGGGACAGTGGCGGCGATTGGCTATGACAATGCCCTCTACGGCTTCGATTCCAATACCTGCGCGGTGATCTCGACGATCAACAAGCAGTCGGGCGATATCGCCATGGGCGTCGATACTGGCGGAGCGGGCGATCAGGGCATGATGTTCGGCTATGCGACCAACGAGACGCCGGAGCTGATGCCGACGCCGATCTCGCTGGCCCACAAGCTGGTGCAGAAGCTGAGCGAGGTCCGCAAATCGGGCCTGATGTCTTATCTGCGTCCCGACGGCAAGAGCCAGGTGACAGTCGAGTATGACTCCAACAACAAGCCAGTGCGTGTGGATGCAGTCGTCATCTCGACACAGCATGCAGAGAACGTCAGCAACGACGAGCTTCGCGGCGACATCCTGAAGCATGTGATTCAAGCTGTGATCCCTGCCGAGTTACTCGATCAGGATACGAAATACCACATCAATCCAACCGGCCGTTTCGTGGTCGGTGGACCGATGGGCGATACCGGGTTGACAGGCCGCAAGATCATCGTCGACACCTATGGCGGCATGGGCCGTCATGGCGGCGGGGCCTTCAGCGGCAAGGATGCAACCAAGGTTGACCGTTCAGCAGCGTACATGGCTCGCTATGTGGCGAAGAACATTGTTGCCGCCGGGCTGGCCGATCGCTGCGAAGTTCAGCTCGCCTACGCGATTGGCGTTCCTGAGCCAGTGAGCGTGCTGGTCGAGACGTTTGGCACGGGTAAGGTCGATGAGGCCAGGCTCGAAGCGCTGGTGCGAAAGAACTTCTCGTTGACCCCGAAGGGGATTATCGAGAGCCTGAACCTGCGTCGGCCGATCTACAAGGCAACCGCGGCCTATGGGCACTTTGGCCGCAAGGGCGAGAACTTTACGTGGGAGGCAACCGACAAGGCTACTGCTCTGAAGGAGCAGGCTGGACAGGCTGTTTCGGCCAAGTAA
- a CDS encoding bifunctional transcriptional activator/DNA repair enzyme AdaA, translated as MTMANGSSRANTVPSFFPGKQWQQVLERDASADGQFFYAVKSTKIYCKPSCPSRRPTRKQVAFFPTPAAAEAAGYRPCMRCEPERTAPKEDPQAGAIVAVTKYLKEHANERTKLADVAKATGVGRLTILRGFKRVLGVSPGQYAKEQRLAKFKNKVREPRPGGAKARITDAIYEAGFGSSSRLYEKSEASLGMTPRVMRAGGAGLLIRYCTAASPLGRMLVAATDVGVCSIAFGKDDAELVADLRERFNKAQLVQAKGNTGWLADGVAFVTSQLSEHPLAATFPLDVRATAFQQRVWKALQQIPRGETRSYGSIAKELGSPTAARAVGMAIGSNPVAVVVPCHRAIKSDGSLSGYRWGVQRKKKLLEAEGAC; from the coding sequence ATGACGATGGCTAACGGAAGTTCCAGAGCAAATACGGTTCCCAGCTTTTTCCCAGGCAAACAGTGGCAGCAGGTGCTGGAGCGGGATGCCAGCGCGGATGGGCAGTTTTTCTATGCGGTGAAGTCAACGAAGATCTACTGCAAGCCAAGCTGCCCGAGCCGCAGACCAACGCGGAAACAGGTGGCCTTCTTCCCTACCCCGGCTGCGGCAGAGGCTGCGGGGTACAGGCCTTGCATGCGCTGCGAGCCGGAGCGGACTGCACCGAAGGAAGATCCTCAGGCAGGAGCCATCGTTGCCGTGACCAAGTATCTGAAGGAACACGCGAACGAGCGGACGAAGCTCGCCGATGTTGCCAAAGCTACTGGCGTAGGGCGGCTGACGATTCTGCGCGGATTCAAGCGGGTGCTGGGAGTGAGTCCGGGACAGTATGCCAAGGAGCAGCGTCTGGCGAAGTTTAAGAACAAGGTGCGGGAGCCCCGGCCTGGTGGAGCAAAAGCGCGGATTACGGACGCGATCTATGAGGCAGGGTTTGGGTCGAGCAGCAGGCTCTATGAGAAGAGCGAGGCTTCGCTGGGAATGACTCCACGGGTGATGCGAGCGGGTGGAGCTGGGCTGCTGATTCGCTATTGCACGGCGGCGAGTCCTCTGGGACGGATGCTGGTTGCAGCTACCGATGTCGGCGTTTGTTCGATTGCATTTGGCAAGGATGATGCCGAGCTTGTGGCTGATTTACGGGAGCGCTTCAACAAGGCGCAGCTGGTGCAGGCCAAGGGAAATACAGGCTGGCTGGCTGATGGCGTGGCTTTTGTTACAAGCCAGTTGAGCGAGCATCCGCTGGCGGCTACTTTCCCGCTGGATGTAAGGGCGACGGCGTTTCAGCAGCGGGTCTGGAAGGCGTTGCAGCAGATTCCACGAGGCGAGACGCGCAGCTATGGAAGCATCGCCAAGGAGCTTGGCAGCCCTACGGCTGCGCGAGCAGTGGGGATGGCGATCGGGTCGAATCCCGTGGCGGTGGTGGTGCCTTGTCACCGCGCGATCAAGAGCGATGGGAGCTTGTCAGGATACAGATGGGGCGTGCAGAGAAAGAAGAAATTGCTGGAGGCGGAAGGAGCCTGCTGA
- the ahcY gene encoding adenosylhomocysteinase produces the protein MATAVVDNAGVASEYKVADLSLAEFGRKEIDIAEQEMPGLMSIRNKYAAAKPLAGVRVTGSLHMTIQTAVLIETMVALGADVRWASCNIFSTQDHAAAAIAAAGVPVFAWKGESLEEYWWCTDQALRHKGGLGPQIVIDDGGDVTLLIHKGVELEKGDGWVNTPSGNQEEGVIKDLLKKIHGEDATYFQKLAKEWRGVAEETTTGVHRLYKMMEQGKLLVPAINVNDSVTKSKFDNLYGCRESLVDGIKRATDVMVAGKTAVICGYGDVGKGSAASLRGLGARVIVTEIDPINALQAAMEGYEVTTLEETLGRGDIYVTCTGNLDIITFEHMQQMKDQAIVCNIGHFDNEIQMDQLNNAKGVSKLNIKPQVDKYTFPGGNSIFVLAEGRLVNLGCATGHPSFVMSNSFSNQTLAALDLWKNKDTYKPGVYILPKKLDEEVARLHLEKIGVKLTTLSPKQAEYLGVSPDGPYKAEQYRY, from the coding sequence ATGGCGACAGCAGTTGTTGATAACGCAGGAGTAGCTTCCGAGTACAAAGTAGCGGATCTTTCGCTGGCAGAGTTTGGGCGTAAAGAGATTGATATCGCCGAGCAGGAGATGCCCGGCTTGATGTCCATTCGCAACAAGTACGCTGCGGCCAAGCCGCTGGCAGGCGTTCGCGTCACCGGCTCGCTGCACATGACCATCCAGACGGCTGTGCTGATTGAGACGATGGTGGCTCTCGGTGCGGATGTTCGCTGGGCGAGCTGCAACATCTTCTCGACGCAGGACCATGCGGCGGCGGCGATTGCCGCGGCAGGCGTTCCGGTGTTTGCGTGGAAGGGCGAGAGCCTCGAAGAATATTGGTGGTGTACCGATCAGGCGCTGCGGCATAAGGGCGGGCTTGGACCGCAGATCGTCATCGACGACGGCGGCGACGTGACCCTGCTGATCCACAAGGGCGTGGAGTTGGAGAAGGGCGATGGCTGGGTCAACACTCCTTCCGGAAATCAGGAAGAAGGCGTCATCAAGGACCTGCTGAAGAAGATCCATGGCGAGGACGCGACCTACTTCCAGAAGCTGGCGAAGGAGTGGCGCGGCGTTGCCGAGGAGACGACGACCGGCGTTCACCGCCTGTACAAGATGATGGAGCAGGGCAAGCTGCTGGTGCCAGCCATCAACGTGAACGACTCTGTCACCAAGAGCAAGTTCGACAATCTCTATGGCTGCCGCGAGTCGCTGGTCGATGGCATCAAACGCGCAACTGACGTGATGGTTGCGGGCAAGACGGCTGTGATCTGCGGCTATGGCGATGTGGGTAAAGGCTCGGCTGCTTCGCTGCGTGGTCTGGGAGCGCGAGTGATCGTGACCGAGATCGATCCGATCAATGCCCTGCAGGCAGCGATGGAAGGATACGAAGTTACGACGCTTGAAGAGACGCTGGGACGTGGCGATATCTATGTGACCTGCACCGGCAATCTCGACATCATTACCTTCGAACACATGCAGCAGATGAAGGACCAGGCGATTGTCTGCAACATCGGCCACTTCGACAACGAGATCCAGATGGACCAGTTGAACAACGCCAAGGGCGTAAGCAAGCTGAACATCAAGCCTCAGGTGGACAAGTACACCTTCCCCGGCGGCAACAGCATCTTTGTGCTGGCTGAGGGACGGCTGGTGAACCTCGGCTGCGCGACCGGCCATCCGAGCTTTGTAATGAGCAACAGCTTCTCGAACCAGACGCTGGCTGCGCTTGACCTTTGGAAGAACAAGGACACCTACAAACCGGGCGTTTACATTCTGCCGAAGAAGCTGGACGAGGAAGTCGCTCGGCTGCATCTGGAGAAGATCGGCGTGAAGCTGACGACGCTTTCGCCAAAGCAGGCGGAGTATCTTGGGGTTTCTCCGGATGGTCCTTACAAGGCGGAGCAGTACCGGTATTAA
- a CDS encoding DUF4397 domain-containing protein — MPFKFLQLVVLTVTLVALTGCQGLVSSPSGSQVRIIDVSPDAPNLDIYQSHDALAYSLGFGTITSYVPVTPGTYTIAANSAGTAQVVSSVKNTFLPSTQYTVLIGNIAPSSQQLTLKDQNQPAPSGQIDLRFIGQAPRSGAVDIYLLSRGQTLADARPIATNVNPGANTGYLSAPAGTYSIVILPAGTPAIGATPPAYVGTQVSYADGSARTIILIDQRQISGYHLQIITADDYDPPSAS, encoded by the coding sequence ATGCCCTTCAAATTTCTCCAACTCGTAGTCCTTACTGTAACCCTCGTTGCGCTTACCGGCTGCCAGGGCCTCGTCAGCAGCCCCTCCGGTTCGCAGGTCCGTATCATCGACGTCTCCCCCGATGCCCCCAACCTCGACATCTACCAGAGCCACGACGCCCTGGCCTATAGTCTTGGTTTCGGCACCATCACCTCTTATGTGCCGGTCACGCCGGGGACTTACACCATCGCGGCCAACTCCGCTGGCACCGCGCAGGTCGTCTCTTCCGTAAAGAACACCTTCCTGCCCTCAACGCAATACACGGTTCTCATCGGCAACATCGCTCCCAGCTCGCAGCAGCTTACGCTCAAAGATCAGAACCAGCCCGCACCTTCAGGCCAGATTGACCTTCGCTTCATCGGTCAGGCTCCGCGCTCCGGTGCAGTCGATATCTATCTTTTGTCACGAGGCCAGACGCTCGCCGATGCCAGGCCCATCGCCACGAACGTCAACCCAGGCGCCAACACGGGATATCTGAGCGCTCCTGCCGGCACCTACAGCATCGTCATACTACCTGCCGGAACTCCTGCTATCGGAGCCACGCCTCCAGCTTACGTCGGCACTCAGGTCTCTTATGCCGATGGCTCCGCTCGCACCATCATCCTTATTGATCAGCGACAGATCAGCGGCTACCATCTGCAAATCATCACCGCAGATGACTACGATCCCCCCAGCGCGAGCTAA
- a CDS encoding helix-hairpin-helix domain-containing protein, translating to MFKLLRSPFVLALALLLSAPVMATAAPFAAPPSANAATADKLDINTASPDQLKAFKGIGDAYAKRIIDGRPYTAKNQLVTRGILPAATYSKIKDQIIASKPAK from the coding sequence ATGTTCAAGCTCTTACGCTCCCCGTTCGTTCTCGCTCTGGCGCTTCTGCTATCTGCGCCGGTCATGGCCACGGCAGCGCCCTTCGCCGCCCCCCCCTCGGCCAACGCTGCCACTGCCGACAAGCTCGACATCAACACTGCTTCGCCTGATCAGCTCAAAGCCTTCAAAGGCATCGGTGACGCCTATGCGAAGCGGATCATCGATGGCCGCCCTTATACCGCTAAGAATCAACTTGTCACTCGCGGCATTCTTCCTGCCGCCACCTACAGCAAGATCAAAGACCAGATCATCGCCAGCAAACCCGCAAAGTAG
- a CDS encoding phospholipase C, translating into MKTLTAGSLGGALLALGLIGHGFAQTAHHDVKTTATPIKHVVVIFGENISFDHYFGTYPNAVNPAGEPEFHAKPETPAVNGLTQTLLEHNPNFINTKVNGKDATAPFRLSRAQAATADENHDYTAEQRAFHAGLLDSFPRYTGILGSPKSRARLGSEKVEGAKEYAFQTKGLVMGYFDGNTVTAMWNYAQRYALNDNSYGSTFGPSTLGAIELISGQTNGVTDKVNAGNTVIEGGDGTFTEIGDGDPIGDVCSVPSGAMLHFTGNNIGTMLSKSNVTWGWFEGGFDLTKKNPNGTTGCRRSTYSKVVRVTDLDYSPHHQPFQYYKETANLKHVRPTSLQMIGHNGDAANHQYDTDDFFDAVKAGNFPAVSFLKAPAYQDGHAGYSDPLDEQAFDVKVINFLQQQPDWENTVVILAYDDSDGWYDHQMGPIVNQSTTRADALTGPGQCGDGSTALPGPHTAHAQGRCGYGPRLPLLAISPYAKQNYVDHTLTDQTSVLRFIEDNWLAGERVGGGSFDSIAGPMTGMFDFEHLDAQPYLLNDSTGVVEKQ; encoded by the coding sequence ATGAAGACTTTGACTGCAGGCTCTCTTGGCGGCGCTCTACTTGCACTGGGATTGATAGGCCATGGCTTCGCGCAGACCGCTCATCACGACGTGAAAACTACCGCCACGCCGATCAAACATGTGGTCGTGATCTTTGGCGAGAATATCTCGTTCGACCACTATTTTGGGACTTATCCCAATGCAGTGAATCCTGCAGGCGAACCAGAGTTTCATGCAAAACCCGAGACGCCTGCGGTGAATGGCTTGACGCAGACGCTGCTGGAGCACAATCCGAACTTCATTAACACCAAGGTGAACGGTAAGGATGCGACCGCGCCGTTCCGGCTATCGCGGGCACAGGCAGCGACGGCGGATGAGAACCACGACTATACCGCCGAGCAGCGCGCCTTCCACGCCGGGCTGCTGGATTCGTTTCCGCGGTATACAGGCATCCTCGGTTCGCCGAAGTCGAGAGCGCGGCTGGGGAGCGAAAAGGTAGAGGGCGCGAAGGAGTATGCCTTCCAGACGAAGGGCCTCGTAATGGGCTACTTCGACGGCAATACGGTGACGGCGATGTGGAACTACGCGCAACGCTATGCGCTGAATGACAACTCGTATGGCTCGACGTTTGGGCCTTCGACGCTGGGCGCGATTGAGTTGATCTCGGGCCAGACCAATGGCGTGACCGACAAGGTAAATGCCGGCAACACTGTGATTGAAGGCGGCGACGGCACGTTTACGGAGATTGGCGATGGCGACCCGATTGGCGATGTATGCTCGGTGCCATCGGGCGCGATGCTGCATTTCACCGGCAACAATATCGGCACCATGCTGTCGAAGAGCAATGTGACGTGGGGATGGTTCGAGGGCGGCTTCGATCTGACGAAGAAGAATCCGAATGGAACGACGGGCTGCCGCCGCAGCACCTACTCCAAAGTGGTGAGGGTGACGGACCTGGATTACAGCCCGCATCATCAGCCCTTCCAGTACTACAAGGAGACGGCGAACCTCAAGCATGTAAGGCCGACTTCGCTACAGATGATCGGGCACAACGGCGATGCAGCGAACCATCAATATGACACAGACGACTTCTTCGATGCGGTAAAGGCGGGGAACTTTCCTGCGGTCAGTTTTCTGAAGGCCCCGGCCTATCAGGATGGACATGCGGGCTACTCCGACCCGCTGGATGAACAGGCGTTCGATGTGAAGGTCATTAACTTTTTGCAGCAGCAGCCGGACTGGGAGAATACGGTAGTCATTCTGGCGTATGACGACTCCGATGGATGGTATGACCATCAGATGGGGCCGATTGTGAACCAGTCGACGACGCGTGCCGACGCGCTTACCGGGCCAGGGCAATGCGGTGACGGTTCGACCGCGCTGCCGGGGCCACATACGGCACACGCACAGGGACGTTGCGGCTATGGGCCACGTCTGCCGCTGTTGGCGATCTCGCCCTATGCAAAGCAGAATTACGTTGACCACACCCTGACCGATCAGACCTCGGTGCTTCGCTTTATCGAAGACAACTGGCTGGCTGGCGAGCGAGTTGGCGGCGGCTCGTTCGACTCGATTGCAGGCCCGATGACGGGCATGTTTGACTTTGAACATTTAGATGCGCAGCCATATTTATTGAACGATTCAACCGGAGTCGTGGAGAAGCAGTGA
- a CDS encoding multicopper oxidase family protein, translated as MTITRRRFLEQAGVFATGLLLTETGSAMAHMEAAMSDAVLGPGELTPFVDALPLPPVAKSVGTRANPDRKSEHIPYYKVAMREMHVKVHRDLSATRVWGFNNSSPGPIFETRSGEALLVEWANELPLKHFLPIDYTLHGAGKDFPEVRSVVHLHGGRTPPESDGYPEDWFVSGKSAVNFYPNRQDATALFYHDHAMGINRLNVYAGMQGMFLIRDAVEDALNLPSGKYEVPLVIYDRFLRKDGQLEYPISPIPGKPWVPEVFGNVVLVNGKAMPYLEVEPRKYRLRILNGSNARFYRLAFEDDHEFHMIGSDQGLLEAPVTLQRLQLAPAERADVVVDFSKYAGKRMQLASDSMQVMQFRVAAQAAADTSVLPTKLRAVERIKETTAVKTRLLTLDEHLNLADQSMDMMLNNTPWHAPITEKPVIDTTEIWEFVNLTEDTHPIHIHLVRFQILDRQRIDTNAFFDNRSLEFIGDVEPATGIEAGWKDTVRADAGTLTRIIVPFKGYTGRYVWHCHLLEHEDNEMMRPYEILAAEPQKAGK; from the coding sequence GTGACGATTACTCGGAGGAGATTTCTGGAGCAGGCCGGGGTATTTGCAACCGGCCTGCTCCTGACCGAGACAGGCTCTGCGATGGCTCACATGGAAGCCGCAATGAGCGACGCCGTGCTGGGGCCGGGAGAACTGACGCCGTTCGTAGATGCGCTTCCGCTGCCTCCCGTTGCAAAGAGCGTAGGGACGCGAGCGAATCCTGATCGCAAGAGCGAACATATTCCTTATTACAAGGTCGCCATGCGCGAGATGCATGTGAAGGTGCATCGCGATCTGTCTGCGACGCGAGTTTGGGGATTCAATAACAGCTCACCGGGGCCGATATTTGAGACACGGAGCGGTGAAGCTCTGCTGGTGGAGTGGGCGAATGAGCTTCCGCTAAAGCATTTTTTGCCGATCGACTACACTTTGCACGGCGCAGGCAAAGATTTTCCCGAAGTGCGGAGCGTCGTTCATCTGCATGGCGGCAGAACGCCTCCCGAGAGCGACGGATATCCCGAGGACTGGTTCGTGTCGGGAAAGTCGGCGGTGAATTTTTATCCCAATCGGCAGGATGCAACGGCGTTGTTTTATCACGACCACGCGATGGGAATTAATCGCCTGAATGTCTACGCAGGCATGCAGGGGATGTTCCTGATTCGCGATGCGGTGGAGGATGCGCTGAATCTGCCAAGCGGTAAGTACGAAGTACCGTTGGTCATCTACGACCGCTTTCTTCGTAAGGATGGGCAACTGGAGTATCCGATATCGCCGATACCCGGGAAGCCATGGGTGCCGGAGGTCTTTGGCAATGTCGTGCTGGTGAACGGCAAGGCAATGCCGTATCTCGAAGTAGAACCGCGCAAGTACCGCCTGCGAATTCTGAATGGATCGAATGCAAGATTTTATCGGCTGGCGTTTGAGGACGATCATGAGTTTCACATGATCGGGTCTGATCAGGGATTGCTCGAAGCACCTGTAACTTTGCAGCGGTTGCAGCTTGCTCCCGCAGAGCGCGCCGATGTAGTCGTGGACTTCAGCAAATACGCGGGTAAGCGAATGCAGCTTGCGAGCGACTCCATGCAGGTGATGCAGTTTCGCGTAGCTGCTCAGGCAGCGGCGGATACGAGTGTACTGCCGACGAAGTTACGTGCGGTCGAACGTATCAAAGAGACAACGGCGGTGAAGACAAGGCTGCTGACGCTGGATGAGCATCTGAATCTCGCCGATCAGTCGATGGACATGATGCTGAACAATACTCCATGGCACGCGCCGATTACAGAGAAGCCTGTGATCGATACGACGGAGATCTGGGAGTTCGTGAATCTGACGGAGGACACGCATCCCATTCACATTCATCTGGTGCGGTTTCAGATTCTCGACCGACAGAGGATCGATACCAACGCATTCTTCGATAACAGGTCGCTGGAATTTATCGGAGATGTGGAACCGGCGACCGGGATCGAAGCTGGATGGAAGGACACGGTGCGAGCCGATGCAGGGACGCTGACGCGGATCATTGTGCCCTTCAAGGGTTACACCGGTCGCTATGTCTGGCATTGCCATCTGCTGGAGCATGAGGACAACGAGATGATGCGGCCTTATGAAATTTTGGCTGCGGAGCCGCAAAAAGCAGGCAAATGA
- the hisI gene encoding phosphoribosyl-AMP cyclohydrolase, whose translation MEAVKIDFAKMDGLVPGIVQDAKTGEMLMLGFLNEVSYAKTLETGFVTFWSRTRSKLWMKGETSGNRLKVISAATDCDNDALLFKVEVEGDGLVCHEGTVSCFTKNIETEKA comes from the coding sequence ATGGAAGCGGTAAAGATCGATTTTGCAAAGATGGATGGCCTGGTTCCGGGCATCGTGCAGGATGCGAAGACGGGCGAGATGCTGATGCTCGGCTTCTTGAACGAAGTGAGCTATGCGAAGACGCTGGAGACAGGATTTGTGACCTTCTGGAGCAGAACGCGCAGCAAGCTTTGGATGAAGGGCGAGACCAGCGGCAACCGGCTCAAGGTCATCTCGGCCGCAACTGATTGCGACAACGATGCGCTGCTCTTTAAGGTAGAGGTCGAGGGCGATGGGCTGGTGTGCCACGAGGGCACGGTAAGCTGCTTTACCAAAAATATTGAAACGGAGAAGGCGTAA
- the hisG gene encoding ATP phosphoribosyltransferase — MSGAKKLKLGIPKGSLQDATIALFERAGWRIFANGRSYFPSIDDAEIECMLVRAQEMARYVEHGALDAGLTGNDWVLENETDVEYVTSLTYSKQSRQKVKWVLAVPEDSPFQKPEDLAGKIIATELVEFTKRYFANKNIPVKVEFSWGATEVKPPTLADAIVEVTETGSSLRANRLRIIETLMESETQLIANKAAYKDDWKREKIGNISLMLNAAIAAQGRVGLMLNARKDSLQAVIGVLPALNSPTISQLSDEGWIALNTILDEAEVRDVIPKLKAAGATGIVEYPLSKVVL; from the coding sequence ATGTCTGGAGCGAAGAAGCTGAAGCTGGGAATTCCGAAGGGCAGTTTGCAGGATGCGACGATTGCGTTGTTTGAGCGAGCAGGTTGGAGGATCTTCGCCAATGGACGAAGCTACTTCCCTTCGATCGACGACGCCGAGATCGAGTGCATGCTGGTGCGCGCGCAGGAGATGGCGCGCTATGTCGAGCACGGCGCGCTCGATGCCGGACTGACCGGCAACGACTGGGTTCTCGAGAACGAGACCGATGTCGAATATGTCACCAGCCTGACCTACAGTAAGCAGAGCCGGCAGAAGGTGAAGTGGGTACTCGCAGTTCCTGAAGACTCTCCTTTTCAGAAGCCTGAAGATCTGGCAGGCAAGATCATTGCCACCGAACTGGTTGAGTTTACGAAGCGCTACTTTGCCAACAAAAACATTCCCGTGAAGGTGGAGTTTAGCTGGGGCGCGACCGAAGTGAAGCCGCCGACGCTGGCCGATGCGATCGTCGAAGTGACGGAGACCGGAAGCTCGCTGCGGGCGAATCGCCTGCGGATCATCGAGACGCTGATGGAGAGCGAGACACAGCTCATCGCCAACAAGGCTGCGTACAAGGATGACTGGAAGCGCGAGAAGATCGGCAACATCTCGCTGATGCTGAATGCTGCGATTGCCGCACAGGGCCGCGTCGGACTCATGCTCAATGCTCGCAAGGACTCGCTGCAGGCGGTGATTGGCGTGCTGCCAGCGCTGAACTCGCCGACGATCTCGCAGCTTAGCGATGAGGGATGGATTGCGCTGAATACGATTCTGGATGAGGCCGAGGTTCGGGACGTAATTCCGAAGTTGAAGGCCGCCGGCGCTACCGGAATCGTGGAGTATCCCTTGAGCAAGGTTGTACTGTAG
- the hisD gene encoding histidinol dehydrogenase, whose amino-acid sequence MKLVRTFGRGKVTAAALIETLEQRGAANTAKVEPVVRRILTDVRKSGDAALRKYAAKFDGLTKRLALLVSREEMQAAWEETAPALQAAMMVARGNILAFAEAQRPKEWTIAPSEGVKTGQLIRPLGSVGCYVPGGRYPLPSTLLMTVTPAQVAGVDRIIVCSPKPARETMAAAWLAGVTEFYRVGGAQAIAAMAFGTETVERVDKIVGPGNLFVTAAKTVVSTECGIDMPAGPTEIVVTSETGDAVGIAADLVAQAEHDPEALPILITSNEVLAKDVAVEVKKQAAKNTIAKQSLAAQGAIFVTATVAEAQELTNRLAPEHLTVDAAADLKWVRNAGSVFVGAYTPQSMGDYVSGPNHVLPTGRVGRVRGGLSVMDFLKVITVQEYTRKGLRKIGPHAIALAEAEGLVGHAESVRVRMR is encoded by the coding sequence ATGAAGCTGGTACGAACATTTGGGCGCGGTAAAGTGACCGCGGCGGCTCTGATAGAAACGCTGGAGCAGCGTGGAGCAGCAAACACGGCGAAGGTGGAGCCGGTGGTGCGGCGGATTCTTACAGACGTTCGCAAGAGCGGCGATGCTGCACTGCGAAAGTATGCGGCAAAGTTTGATGGGCTGACGAAGCGGCTGGCGCTGCTGGTCTCCCGTGAAGAGATGCAGGCAGCCTGGGAAGAGACTGCTCCGGCGTTGCAGGCAGCGATGATGGTGGCGCGCGGCAATATCCTCGCGTTCGCCGAAGCGCAGCGTCCGAAGGAATGGACCATTGCACCGTCCGAAGGCGTAAAGACAGGCCAGCTTATTCGTCCGCTGGGCAGCGTCGGTTGCTATGTGCCCGGAGGTCGATATCCGCTGCCTTCGACGCTGTTGATGACGGTGACTCCGGCGCAAGTAGCAGGAGTGGATCGCATCATCGTGTGTTCACCCAAGCCTGCCCGAGAGACGATGGCAGCAGCGTGGCTTGCGGGGGTGACGGAGTTCTATCGCGTAGGTGGAGCACAGGCAATTGCTGCGATGGCCTTTGGTACCGAGACGGTTGAGCGTGTCGACAAGATTGTAGGACCGGGGAATCTATTTGTAACTGCGGCGAAGACAGTTGTTTCGACCGAGTGCGGAATTGATATGCCTGCCGGACCAACGGAGATTGTAGTTACCAGCGAGACTGGCGATGCGGTGGGAATTGCCGCGGATCTGGTAGCTCAGGCTGAGCATGATCCTGAAGCTCTCCCTATCCTGATTACAAGCAATGAAGTTTTGGCGAAGGATGTTGCAGTCGAGGTGAAGAAGCAAGCAGCGAAGAACACGATTGCGAAGCAATCGCTGGCAGCGCAGGGAGCCATATTCGTAACTGCTACGGTTGCAGAAGCACAAGAGCTGACGAATCGGCTGGCTCCAGAGCACCTGACCGTCGATGCAGCAGCGGACTTGAAGTGGGTACGCAATGCGGGGAGTGTCTTTGTGGGGGCCTATACTCCGCAGTCAATGGGGGATTATGTCTCAGGGCCGAATCATGTACTACCAACCGGGCGCGTGGGTCGTGTACGTGGCGGCTTAAGTGTGATGGACTTCTTGAAGGTGATTACGGTGCAGGAGTACACGCGCAAAGGGCTGCGGAAGATTGGCCCTCACGCAATTGCGCTGGCTGAGGCCGAGGGACTGGTTGGGCACGCAGAGAGTGTTCGAGTGAGGATGCGATGA